The Verrucomicrobiales bacterium genome window below encodes:
- a CDS encoding aquaporin, with product MSPYYAGLNRGAPGSEASAMVFAEYFPNPGGKALTDAARNRMTFPAAFAAEVIGTAVLVLVIFCVTDERNKARPAILTPVTIGLTVTLLISLLGPLTMACFNPARDLAPRLFSSLAGWGSVPFQVNGHGWLTVYVLAPCAGALLGGGVHRLLFRNAYEWAGTLKSP from the coding sequence ATGTCACCCTATTATGCGGGCCTCAATAGAGGAGCCCCCGGAAGCGAGGCGTCGGCGATGGTATTCGCGGAATACTTCCCGAATCCCGGAGGCAAGGCGCTGACCGATGCAGCGCGAAATCGAATGACCTTCCCGGCCGCCTTTGCCGCGGAAGTGATCGGAACAGCCGTGCTGGTTCTGGTCATCTTCTGCGTCACCGACGAACGGAACAAGGCACGTCCGGCCATCCTGACGCCAGTCACGATTGGCCTCACCGTGACGCTGCTGATCTCCCTGCTGGGCCCGCTGACGATGGCCTGCTTCAATCCCGCTCGGGATCTTGCGCCACGGCTCTTCTCGTCCTTGGCTGGCTGGGGATCAGTCCCGTTTCAGGTCAACGGACACGGCTGGCTGACGGTATACGTATTGGCACCCTGCGCAGGCGCGTTGCTGGGTGGTGGTGTTCATCGTTTGCTCTTTCGGAATGCCTACGAATGGGCAGGCACGCTGAAGTCGCCGTAA
- a CDS encoding IS630 family transposase codes for MACAKKKASEERRIIVFVDESGLSTRPTRARTWARRGQTPLLQETFNWKSLSIIGGMALWRFYFQIHPGSIKGPQVVEFLRHLRRHIPGKMLIIWDGAPIHRSRLVREYVESTDGRMTVERLPAYAPELNPVEYMWGHLKTHEIANLIVTKAWELSHEATAALRRMRRRRSIVAACYAQAELWP; via the coding sequence GTGGCCTGCGCTAAAAAAAAGGCCAGCGAAGAGCGGCGAATCATTGTCTTCGTCGACGAAAGCGGGTTGAGCACCCGTCCAACACGGGCTCGGACGTGGGCTCGGCGCGGGCAGACGCCGCTGCTCCAGGAGACCTTCAACTGGAAGAGCCTCTCGATCATCGGGGGAATGGCGCTCTGGCGATTCTACTTCCAGATTCACCCTGGCAGCATCAAGGGCCCGCAGGTGGTCGAATTCCTCCGGCATCTCCGGCGCCACATTCCCGGCAAGATGCTGATCATCTGGGATGGAGCACCGATCCACCGGAGTCGGTTGGTCAGGGAATACGTCGAATCTACCGACGGGCGCATGACGGTCGAGCGGTTGCCGGCGTATGCGCCGGAACTGAATCCGGTCGAATACATGTGGGGGCATCTCAAGACGCACGAGATCGCGAACCTTATCGTGACCAAGGCGTGGGAACTGAGCCACGAAGCGACCGCCGCCCTTCGGCGGATGCGCCGCCGGCGGTCCATCGTAGCCGCCTGCTACGCACAAGCTGAATTGTGGCCGTGA